The Setaria italica strain Yugu1 chromosome IX, Setaria_italica_v2.0, whole genome shotgun sequence genome has a window encoding:
- the LOC101777287 gene encoding probable trehalase has product MATGLPQLHHVLLLLLSLLCCCRRLRAIQMAPTAASAAAGGPDDEAASALLELLQRVQTEALRALGPDGFDPKLYVDLPLATDERTAAAALPPPPSTSRAELESYLARYFGEAGSDLVEADPPDFQPEPRGFLPRVGSPEARAWALEVHALWKDLARRVAPDVAARPERHTLLPLPGRVVVPGSRFREVYYWDSYWVVRGLLVSKMFETAKDIALNLVYMVEKYGFVLNGARSYYTNRSQPPLLSSMVLDVYGATGDVDFVRRAFPSLLKEHSFWMSEIHNVAIRDNNGQVRNLSRYQARWNKPRPESATIDEELASKINSIADKEKLYREIASTAESGWDFSSRWMRNSTDMTTLATSYIIPVDLNTFIFKMERDIAAFAKLLGENATSEKFLKASKARHIAIDSILWNSEMEQWLDYWLPTDGDCQKEGVYQWKSDSQNRNIFASNFIPLWLNAHHSGSVQFADAAKSKRVMASLRTSGLLHAAGIATSLTNTSQQWDFPNGWAPVQHLIVEGLLHSGSEEAVKLAEDISTRWVRTNYAAYKATGAMHEKYDVEACGKSGGGGEYKPQTGFGWSNGVVLSFLEEFGWPEHKEIGCSRRGEVDLAGA; this is encoded by the exons ATGGCCACAGGGCTTCCGCAACTCCaccacgtcctcctcctcctcctttcccttctctgctgctgccgccgtctCCGCGCGATCCAGATGGCGCCGACcgcagcctccgccgccgccggcgggcccgACGACGAGGCGGCCAGCGCGCTGCTGGAGCTCCTGCAGCGGGTGCAGACGGAGGCGCTGCGCGCGTTGGGGCCCGACGGCTTCGACCCCAAGCTCTACGTCGACCTGCCGCTGGCCACCGACGAGcgcaccgcggcggccgcgctgccgccgccgccgtcgacgtcgcGGGCGGAGCTGGAGTCCTACCTCGCGCGCTACTTCGGGGAGGCCGGGTCCGACCTCGTGGAGGCCGACCCGCCGGACTTCCAGCCCGAGCCGCGCGGGTTCCTGCCCCGCGTCGGGAGCCCCGAGGCGCGGGCGTGGGCGCTGGAGGTGCACGCGCTCTGGAAGGACCTGGCGCGCCGGGTGGCGCCGGACGTCGCCGCGCGGCCGGAGCGCCACACGCTGCTGCCGCTCCCTGGCAGGGTCGTCGTGCCGGGCTCCAGGTTCCGGGAGGTCTACTACTGGGACTCCTACTGGGTCGTCAg GGGATTGCTGGTGAGCAAAATGTTTGAGACAGCAAAGGATATTGCGCTTAACCTTGTGTACATGGTGGAAAAATATGGTTTTGTTCTGAACGGCGCAAGATCCTACTACACTAACCGAAG CCAGCCACCACTTTTAAGCTCGATGGTTTTGGATGTATACGGGGCAACTGGCGACGTGGACTTTGTTAGGAGAGCATTCCCCTCTCTGCTGAAAGAGCATAGCTTCTGGATGTCAG AGATTCATAATGTAGCTATTAGGGACAATAATGGTCAGGTCCGTAATTTGTCTCGGTACCAGGCGAGGTGGAACAAACCTAGGCCAGAAAGTGCAACAATT gACGAGGAATTGGCTTCGAAGATCAATTCTATAGCTGATAAGGAAAAACTTTACCGCGAAATTGCTTCAACAGCAGAATCAGGATGGGATTTTAGCTCTCGATGGATGAG AAATTCTACTGACATGACAACATTGGCAACATCTTACATTATACCTGTGGACTTGAACACATTCATATTTAAG ATGGAGCGGGACATAGCTGCCTTTGCTAAACTCCTTGGAGAGAATGCAACCTCTGAAAAGTTTTTAAAGGCTTCGAAAGCACGTCATATTGCAATTGACTCTATTTTGTGGAATTCCGAGATGGAGCAGTGGCTTGACTATTGGCTTCCTACTGATGGAGATTGCCAGAAGGAG GGAGTCTACCAATGGAAGTCCGACTCACAGAACCGCAACATATTTGCTTCTAACTTCATTCCGTTGTGGCTAAATGCACATCATTCAG GATCGGTGCAATTTGCCGACGCTGCAAAatcaaagagagtcatggcaaGCCTCCGAACATCTGGATTACTCCACGCTGCAGGAATAGCAACGTCTCTAACAAACACAAGCCAGCAATG GGATTTCCCAAATGGATGGGCTCCGGTGCAGCATCTTATAGTTGAGGGGCTGTTGCATTCTGGATCAGAGGAGGCGGTGAAATTAGCTGAGGACATTTCCACGAGGTGGGTGAGAACAAACTACGCCGCCTACAAAGCAACCGGCGCGATGCATGAGAAGTACGATGTGGAGGCCTGTGGGAAATCTGGAGGCGGTGGTGAATATAAGCCCCAG ACTGGTTTTGGCTGGTCCAACGGCGTGGTATTGTCATTCTTGGAAGAATTTGGGTGGCCTGAGCACAAGGAAATAGGCTGCTCACGACGGGGAGAAGTTGACCTCGCGGGAGCCTAA
- the LOC101783242 gene encoding AP2/ERF and B3 domain-containing protein Os01g0141000, which translates to MSTSTQEVEQMDWMDGDGDAVAASPRARTSSRYKGVVPQPNGRWGAQIYERHARAWLGTFADEAMAARAYDVAALRFRGRGRAVNFLGSPAGMAKIAFLAVQPKAEMVPRVALFEKAVTSSDVGRFNRLWWCPSCKPRSTSHRSTRRRLPSCSSSRTSPVGR; encoded by the exons ATGTCAACGTCGACGCAAGAGGTGGAGCAGATGGACTGgatggacggcgacggcgatgccGTGGCGGCGTCGCCTCGGGCACGGACGTCGTCGCGGTACAAGGGCGTGGTGCCGCAGCCCAACGGGCGGTGGGGCGCGCAGATCTACGAGCGCCATGCGCGCGCCTGGCTCGGCACGTTCGCCGACGAGGCGATGGCCGCGCGCGCCTACGATGTGGCCGCGCTCCGcttccgcggccgcggccgcgccgtcaACTTTCTCGGCAGCCCCGCCGGCATGGCCAAGATAGCGTTCCTCGCCGTGCAGCCCAAGGCCGAGATGGTCCCCCGGGTGGCGCTGTTCGAGAAGGCGGTGACGTCGAGCGACGTCGGCCGGTTCAACCGGCTGTGGTGGTGCCCAAGCTGCAAGCCGAGAAGCACTTCCCACCGCTCGACGAGGCGGCGCCTCCCGTCCTGCTCGTCTTCGAGGACGTCGCCGGTGGGAAG ATAA